One genomic window of Mucilaginibacter sp. SJ includes the following:
- a CDS encoding RsmB/NOP family class I SAM-dependent RNA methyltransferase, translating into MKAINQLKTFQRILGEYPADTPLSKFLPGFYRQNKQMGSTDRRVANRLVYNYFRLGRALPNLPEDERLLVAEFLCNTQTNSYLQHFKPEWAVCVGFNDDDKLALVKTTYPDFKLEDVFPWSSQLSEGIDKGAFLKSFFCQPDLFIRVRNGYDHLVKAELSKAEVVFKDEGNGCYSLPNGTRLETIFPKQHWFEVQDYSSQQTGNYFKPQRWDSWWDACAASGGKSLLLHEDEPNIKLVVSDIRESILANLDERFQLAGLTKYQKKALDLTQNIDSVMHDYAFDGIILDAPCSGSGTWGRTPEMIAQFDNHKIEFFQKLQKSIAQNVVKYLKPGKPLIYITCSAFKGENEDVVDYLVHELGLKLEEKAVLKGYERKADTMFVARLSPSPIT; encoded by the coding sequence ATGAAGGCCATAAATCAGCTTAAAACGTTTCAGCGAATTTTGGGTGAATACCCTGCCGATACGCCACTAAGTAAATTTTTACCCGGCTTTTACCGGCAAAACAAACAAATGGGTTCAACCGACAGGCGGGTGGCCAATCGGCTGGTATACAATTATTTTCGCCTGGGCAGGGCACTGCCAAATCTACCTGAAGATGAGCGACTGCTGGTTGCCGAATTTTTATGCAATACCCAAACTAACTCCTACCTGCAACACTTCAAACCCGAGTGGGCTGTATGTGTTGGTTTTAATGATGATGATAAACTCGCACTCGTAAAAACCACCTACCCCGATTTTAAACTGGAGGATGTTTTTCCCTGGAGCAGTCAGCTTTCGGAAGGGATTGATAAGGGAGCTTTTCTGAAGTCTTTCTTTTGCCAGCCCGATCTGTTTATCCGTGTGCGCAACGGTTATGATCATTTGGTAAAAGCCGAACTATCCAAAGCGGAGGTTGTTTTTAAGGATGAGGGCAACGGCTGTTATTCGCTGCCTAACGGCACACGTCTTGAAACCATATTTCCCAAACAACACTGGTTTGAGGTTCAGGACTATTCATCGCAGCAAACAGGGAATTATTTTAAGCCTCAGCGCTGGGATAGCTGGTGGGATGCATGCGCGGCGTCGGGCGGTAAATCGTTATTGCTGCATGAGGATGAGCCTAATATTAAACTGGTAGTATCCGATATCCGCGAATCCATACTGGCCAACCTCGATGAGCGTTTTCAATTGGCAGGCTTAACCAAATATCAGAAAAAAGCCCTCGACCTTACCCAAAATATTGATTCGGTGATGCATGATTATGCCTTTGACGGGATCATTCTTGATGCGCCCTGCAGCGGCTCAGGCACCTGGGGACGTACTCCTGAAATGATAGCCCAGTTTGATAATCATAAAATAGAGTTTTTCCAAAAGCTTCAGAAAAGCATCGCCCAAAACGTAGTAAAATACCTCAAGCCCGGCAAACCGCTCATCTACATCACCTGCTCTGCCTTTAAAGGCGAGAACGAAGATGTGGTTGACTACCTGGTACACGAGCTTGGTTTAAAGCTGGAAGAGAAAGCGGTATTAAAAGGTTACGAGCGTAAGGCGGATACCATGTTTGTGGCGAGATTGAGCCCCTCTCCAATTACGTAA
- a CDS encoding ABC transporter permease, with protein sequence MIKNYLKTAWRNILTKRSTSFINISGLAVGMSVALLIGLWINDELSFNKYNENYDRVARVLQNKTINGTINTNENIPIPLAAELRTTYSGNFKHVVLASGVWNHILNSGGKQLLKTGNFMQPEAPELLSLHMIRGTRSGLNDPSSVLLAATTAKALYGDNDPTGKMLKLDNKMSVKISGVYADLPQNSSFSDLAFIATWQLYYTADENLRKADVDWGNNSYLLYVQLNDKADVNTVSAQIKDVKLRRVDQGSAKFKPVILLQPMSRWHLYAEYKNGVNTGGEITYVWLFGVIGIFVLLLACINFMNLSTARSEKRAREVGVRKAIGSLRSQLVTQFFTESIAVALLSFLFAITLAWLVLPLFNQVAGKQISMPLGNVQFWLVCVSFSFFVGLLAGIYPALYLSSFNPVSVLKGTFKAGRFSTLPRQVLVVVQFAVSIILIIGTIITFKQIQYSQNRAVGYNRNGLITMELNSGTIHKQFATFHNDLINSGAIVDVAESGSSTTGIYGGVNGLKWSGKDPQMNDEFGMVGVSTTYGRTVDWRLIQGRDFSSAFAADSSSVILNEAAVIYMGLKHPIGETIDWWGKKYQVVGVVKNMIMTSPYEPARQTIFFMDPKPGNFLIIRINPQMSSNSAINKIQRIWKQYSPAEPLDFRFVDEEYQKKFANEQKIGILAGIFSVLAIFISCMGIFGMAIFVAEQRIKEIGVRKILGASIFNLWRMLSMDFVVLVGISMVIAAPIAWYLMHTWLSHYAYHTELSWWIFAITGVGAIAITLMTVSYQSLKAAIVNPVKSLKAD encoded by the coding sequence ATGATAAAGAATTATCTGAAAACAGCCTGGCGCAATATCTTAACGAAAAGATCAACTTCGTTCATCAATATCAGTGGCTTAGCCGTCGGAATGTCGGTCGCTTTATTGATCGGTTTATGGATCAATGATGAACTTTCGTTCAACAAATACAATGAAAACTATGACCGCGTGGCCAGGGTGCTACAAAACAAGACGATCAACGGGACGATCAATACCAACGAAAACATACCTATCCCTTTAGCGGCAGAATTGCGCACGACCTATAGCGGAAATTTTAAACATGTGGTGCTGGCATCCGGTGTTTGGAACCATATCCTGAACAGCGGCGGTAAGCAATTGCTTAAAACAGGCAATTTTATGCAACCTGAGGCGCCTGAATTGTTGAGTCTGCATATGATCAGGGGCACCAGATCAGGCTTGAACGACCCTTCTTCTGTGCTTTTAGCCGCGACAACAGCAAAAGCACTGTATGGTGATAATGACCCCACCGGCAAAATGTTAAAACTGGACAATAAAATGTCAGTTAAAATAAGCGGGGTTTATGCTGACTTGCCACAAAATTCAAGTTTTAGCGACCTTGCGTTTATTGCGACCTGGCAGCTCTATTACACCGCAGATGAAAATCTAAGAAAGGCAGATGTCGATTGGGGTAATAACTCCTATCTGCTTTATGTGCAATTAAATGATAAAGCTGATGTGAACACCGTTTCTGCACAGATCAAAGATGTGAAATTGCGTCGGGTTGACCAGGGCAGCGCCAAGTTCAAACCGGTGATCCTGCTCCAGCCGATGAGCCGCTGGCACCTGTATGCCGAATATAAAAATGGTGTTAATACCGGCGGAGAGATCACTTATGTCTGGTTGTTCGGAGTGATTGGTATATTTGTCTTGCTGTTAGCTTGTATTAATTTCATGAACCTGAGTACAGCCCGGAGTGAAAAACGGGCGCGGGAAGTAGGCGTTCGAAAAGCAATAGGCTCACTGCGCAGTCAGTTGGTCACTCAATTTTTCACCGAATCAATTGCCGTTGCTTTATTATCTTTCCTGTTTGCTATCACATTGGCGTGGCTGGTGCTACCCCTATTTAACCAGGTGGCCGGCAAACAAATCAGCATGCCTCTTGGCAATGTTCAGTTTTGGCTGGTTTGTGTAAGCTTCAGCTTTTTTGTCGGGCTATTGGCGGGTATCTATCCGGCGCTGTATTTGTCTTCCTTTAACCCAGTCAGCGTCTTAAAAGGCACTTTTAAAGCAGGCCGTTTTTCAACGCTGCCCCGGCAGGTACTGGTTGTGGTGCAATTTGCCGTTTCGATCATTCTGATCATCGGTACTATTATCACTTTTAAACAGATACAGTATTCCCAAAACCGAGCTGTTGGTTATAACAGGAACGGTTTGATCACCATGGAGTTGAATTCAGGAACCATTCACAAGCAATTTGCGACATTTCACAATGATCTGATTAATAGCGGTGCCATTGTTGATGTTGCCGAATCGGGTAGTTCGACCACCGGCATTTATGGCGGCGTCAACGGCCTGAAGTGGTCGGGCAAAGATCCTCAAATGAACGACGAGTTCGGGATGGTTGGCGTTAGTACTACCTATGGCAGAACGGTTGACTGGCGGTTAATCCAGGGCCGGGACTTTTCGTCTGCATTTGCCGCAGATTCTTCTTCAGTTATTTTGAATGAAGCCGCGGTTATCTACATGGGCCTAAAACATCCTATCGGTGAAACCATCGATTGGTGGGGCAAGAAATACCAGGTTGTGGGCGTAGTCAAAAATATGATCATGACATCACCATACGAACCTGCGAGACAAACGATATTCTTTATGGACCCCAAACCGGGGAATTTCCTGATCATCCGGATCAATCCGCAAATGAGCTCCAACTCGGCGATTAACAAAATACAGCGTATTTGGAAACAGTATTCACCTGCAGAGCCGTTGGACTTCCGCTTTGTGGACGAGGAATATCAAAAGAAGTTTGCCAATGAACAAAAGATAGGGATACTGGCCGGCATCTTCTCCGTGCTGGCGATATTTATCAGTTGCATGGGTATCTTTGGAATGGCGATATTTGTTGCCGAACAACGGATTAAGGAAATTGGTGTCCGCAAAATACTGGGGGCATCCATATTTAATCTTTGGCGCATGCTGTCGATGGATTTTGTGGTACTGGTAGGAATCTCCATGGTAATCGCAGCGCCAATAGCCTGGTATCTGATGCACACCTGGCTCAGTCATTACGCTTATCATACAGAACTGTCCTGGTGGATATTTGCAATTACAGGTGTTGGCGCGATAGCAATCACCCTGATGACGGTTAGTTACCAAAGTTTGAAAGCTGCGATTGTGAATCCCGTCAAAAGCCTGAAAGCAGATTAA
- a CDS encoding single-stranded DNA-binding protein, with amino-acid sequence MNSLKNSVRLVGNLGMDPEVKVFDSNKKMVRLSIATNESYKNDKGEKITDTQWHNLIFWGTQAKLAEGLLKKGDEVAVEGKLANRNYTDKDGIKRYVSEVVVNEFLKVGAKG; translated from the coding sequence ATGAACTCATTAAAAAACAGTGTGCGCCTGGTAGGCAACTTAGGTATGGATCCTGAAGTAAAAGTATTTGACAGCAATAAAAAAATGGTGCGACTTTCCATCGCCACTAATGAAAGTTATAAAAACGACAAAGGCGAAAAAATTACTGATACTCAATGGCATAACCTAATTTTCTGGGGCACACAAGCCAAACTTGCCGAAGGCCTGCTCAAAAAAGGTGATGAAGTTGCTGTGGAAGGCAAACTGGCCAATCGTAACTATACCGATAAGGATGGCATTAAACGCTACGTGTCTGAAGTAGTGGTTAACGAATTTTTAAAAGTGGGCGCTAAAGGCTGA
- a CDS encoding ABC transporter substrate-binding protein, with product MISVQNHRPLLSGNKWVPFFCIALLLAACSPKTRPVATTVKKPTDTEKKTGNTTEKPSEKASEQKVANIAMILPLNLEHLNPAQKYSPIQLSQANIAVEYYQGFKLALDSLTAYGNSYKLQIFDSRDEAMQAHDLALNSFVRSSDLIVGPVFPDGIKAFSGALSYSKGPILSPLSPANPTTINSKNLITVIPPLEYHAWGAAEYINRTVKPKKIFILRSGFNQESDYAINFKKAIDSLSKKKVKVTNVYVIRGKLGSLLPQLSKTEKNVFVIPATDQAFLGVTLRSLDTLNKHYPVMVFGHPSWEKFSFLKPQLLQRLNTHITSTEKINYKAGATTTFLRNYRRAYHVEPTEYAIKGFDEGLYFGRQLFADKGLASINETDFTGLHNSFHFIKKPGLGWINTHVKILMYTNFELKQVE from the coding sequence ATGATATCAGTTCAAAACCACCGGCCACTATTGAGTGGGAATAAGTGGGTACCGTTTTTTTGCATAGCCTTGCTGCTGGCCGCGTGTTCACCCAAAACGCGGCCGGTAGCAACTACTGTAAAAAAACCGACTGATACCGAAAAAAAAACCGGCAATACTACCGAAAAACCATCAGAAAAGGCTTCGGAACAAAAGGTGGCTAATATAGCCATGATCCTGCCTTTGAATCTTGAACATTTAAATCCGGCTCAAAAATATAGCCCTATACAATTGAGCCAGGCTAATATCGCTGTTGAATATTACCAGGGATTTAAACTCGCCCTTGATTCGCTTACTGCTTACGGAAATAGCTATAAGCTACAGATCTTTGACTCGAGAGACGAAGCCATGCAGGCACATGACCTGGCTTTAAACTCGTTCGTCCGTTCAAGCGATTTGATAGTAGGCCCTGTTTTTCCGGATGGTATAAAGGCATTTTCCGGTGCGTTATCGTACTCAAAGGGACCAATTTTATCCCCTTTGTCTCCGGCTAATCCAACAACCATCAACAGCAAAAATTTAATTACTGTTATCCCGCCGCTGGAATACCATGCCTGGGGCGCTGCCGAATACATTAACAGAACGGTTAAGCCTAAAAAAATCTTCATTCTGCGTTCGGGCTTTAACCAGGAAAGTGATTACGCTATTAACTTTAAAAAGGCTATTGACAGTTTAAGCAAAAAGAAGGTAAAAGTTACCAATGTGTATGTGATACGCGGAAAACTCGGCAGCCTGCTTCCGCAGCTTTCTAAAACAGAAAAAAATGTATTTGTGATCCCTGCTACCGATCAGGCATTTTTAGGTGTAACCCTCCGGTCGTTAGATACATTGAACAAACATTACCCGGTTATGGTGTTTGGGCACCCGAGCTGGGAGAAGTTCAGCTTCCTGAAACCGCAACTTTTACAACGCCTGAACACGCATATCACCTCTACCGAAAAAATAAATTACAAAGCCGGGGCTACAACAACATTTTTACGTAACTATAGGCGTGCTTATCACGTTGAACCGACCGAATACGCCATTAAGGGTTTTGATGAAGGGCTATACTTTGGCAGGCAGCTTTTTGCCGACAAAGGCTTAGCTTCAATTAATGAAACTGATTTTACCGGCTTGCATAACAGCTTTCACTTTATAAAAAAGCCGGGGTTGGGCTGGATCAACACCCATGTAAAAATATTAATGTACACTAACTTTGAGCTAAAACAGGTAGAATGA
- the guaA gene encoding glutamine-hydrolyzing GMP synthase — MQEKILILDFGSQFTQLIARRVRELNIYCEIHPFNHYPEIDSTVKGIILSGSPYSVRQEDAPHFEFEKFHTTRPILGVCYGAQYVAHFHGGEVLPSSTREYGRANLEYIKKENPLFKDVPGGSQVWMSHGDTIATIGDNFEVIASTDSVKVAAYQVTGTQTYGIQFHPEVTHSIDGKQLLQNFLVDICGCKQDWTPDSFIETTVAALREKLGDDKVVLGLSGGVDSSVAAVLLHHAIGKNLHCIFVDNGLLRKDEFEQVLDSYQHMGLNIKGIDAKQRFYDALAGLTDPEKKRKAIGRVFIEVFDDAAHEVQDVKWLGQGTIYPDVIESVSVKGPSATIKSHHNVGGLPDFMKLKVVEPLNTLFKDEVRKVGKALGIDPNILGRHPFPGPGLAIRILGDITPEKVAILQEADAIYINNLRAAGVYDKVWQAGAIFLPVQSVGVMGDERTYENVICLRAVESVDGMTADWCHLPYDLLAKISNEIINNVKGINRVVYDISSKPPATIEWE, encoded by the coding sequence ATGCAAGAAAAAATCCTCATTCTTGACTTTGGTTCGCAATTCACCCAACTTATAGCGCGCCGTGTCAGGGAGCTCAATATTTATTGTGAGATCCACCCCTTCAATCATTATCCCGAAATTGACAGCACTGTAAAAGGTATCATCCTTTCCGGCAGCCCTTATTCTGTAAGGCAGGAAGATGCTCCTCATTTCGAATTTGAAAAATTTCATACCACACGCCCTATTTTAGGTGTTTGCTACGGTGCACAGTATGTTGCCCACTTCCACGGCGGCGAAGTGTTGCCTTCAAGTACACGCGAATACGGTCGCGCCAATCTGGAATATATCAAAAAGGAGAACCCATTATTTAAGGATGTTCCCGGTGGATCACAGGTATGGATGTCGCACGGCGATACCATTGCTACCATTGGCGATAACTTTGAGGTAATTGCCAGTACCGATAGCGTTAAAGTTGCCGCTTACCAGGTTACCGGTACCCAAACTTACGGCATCCAGTTTCACCCGGAAGTTACCCATAGCATTGATGGCAAGCAGTTGCTGCAAAACTTTTTGGTTGACATCTGCGGTTGCAAACAGGATTGGACCCCCGATTCGTTCATCGAGACCACCGTTGCCGCTCTTCGCGAAAAACTGGGCGATGATAAAGTAGTACTTGGCTTATCAGGAGGCGTTGATTCGTCGGTTGCCGCGGTATTGCTGCACCACGCCATCGGCAAAAACCTGCATTGTATCTTTGTTGATAACGGGCTTTTGCGCAAGGATGAGTTTGAGCAGGTGCTTGATTCATACCAGCATATGGGCTTAAACATAAAAGGCATCGATGCCAAACAACGTTTTTATGACGCGCTTGCCGGCTTAACCGATCCTGAAAAGAAACGTAAGGCTATCGGCCGGGTGTTCATCGAAGTATTTGATGATGCCGCGCATGAGGTACAGGATGTGAAATGGCTTGGCCAGGGCACTATTTATCCCGACGTTATCGAATCAGTATCAGTTAAAGGCCCTTCAGCTACCATCAAATCGCACCACAACGTAGGTGGTTTGCCCGACTTTATGAAACTTAAAGTTGTTGAGCCGCTTAACACTTTGTTTAAAGATGAGGTAAGGAAAGTTGGTAAAGCTTTAGGTATCGATCCTAATATTTTAGGTCGCCACCCTTTCCCGGGCCCGGGCCTGGCTATCAGGATTTTGGGAGACATTACACCTGAAAAAGTAGCGATACTACAGGAAGCTGATGCAATTTATATAAACAATTTACGTGCTGCCGGGGTTTACGATAAAGTTTGGCAAGCCGGCGCTATATTTTTACCGGTACAGTCGGTAGGCGTAATGGGCGATGAGCGTACTTACGAAAACGTGATCTGCCTCCGTGCCGTTGAATCGGTTGACGGGATGACCGCAGACTGGTGCCATTTACCGTACGATTTGCTGGCTAAGATCAGCAACGAGATCATCAACAACGTAAAAGGAATTAACCGGGTAGTATATGATATCAGTTCAAAACCACCGGCCACTATTGAGTGGGAATAA
- a CDS encoding MFS transporter: MKGDKNLWVLVFVCIINSLGFGIIVPILYSYGKTFGVTGETLGILTASFSVAQFFATPVLGSLSDKWGRKPLLVISLAGTCISFILFAEARSMIMLFAARILDGLTGGNVSVAQAMVSDTARPDNRAKRFGILSSAFGFGFVIGPAVGGFLNRYGMQVPFFFAAGISLIGTLCSLFFLKETNPPDKTKKNLEKTKFSFTALVTTLKRPVIGTAVFTGFMLTMAQFTMIIGFQTFSVDVLKITPTQIGILYAGFGVSGIIMQLCVPLFTKWFSSKSMILLLSTFLCLAAMFVTGLTNHFIPFVAGMCSYGLFNGLRNPMLNAIIADHIDHKEQGKILGINQSYASIGQTIGPVTAGFAALLSVHAIFFLSSCYILAALLLSIRLKKKE; this comes from the coding sequence ATGAAGGGCGATAAAAACCTGTGGGTATTAGTATTTGTATGTATCATCAACTCCCTCGGGTTCGGCATCATTGTACCAATACTTTACTCATACGGTAAAACCTTTGGCGTTACCGGCGAAACATTAGGCATCCTCACCGCCTCATTTTCGGTAGCCCAGTTTTTTGCTACACCGGTGCTGGGGTCCCTTTCTGATAAATGGGGGAGGAAGCCATTACTGGTGATCAGCCTGGCGGGTACCTGTATTTCTTTTATTCTGTTTGCCGAAGCGCGGAGCATGATCATGCTTTTTGCAGCCCGCATCCTTGACGGGCTTACAGGAGGAAATGTTTCTGTAGCGCAGGCCATGGTATCGGATACGGCAAGGCCGGATAACAGGGCAAAAAGGTTCGGTATACTAAGTTCTGCCTTTGGGTTTGGCTTTGTGATTGGGCCGGCCGTTGGCGGTTTCCTGAACAGGTATGGCATGCAGGTACCTTTCTTTTTTGCGGCGGGCATTTCACTTATCGGCACACTTTGCAGCCTGTTCTTTTTAAAGGAAACCAATCCGCCCGATAAAACAAAAAAGAATTTAGAAAAAACTAAATTTTCGTTTACCGCATTGGTTACCACGCTTAAACGACCGGTTATTGGCACAGCGGTATTCACCGGCTTTATGCTTACCATGGCGCAGTTTACCATGATCATCGGTTTTCAAACCTTTAGCGTTGATGTATTGAAGATCACGCCTACGCAAATTGGGATCTTATATGCGGGTTTTGGTGTTAGTGGTATCATTATGCAGCTTTGTGTGCCGCTGTTCACCAAATGGTTTTCATCTAAATCAATGATCCTGCTGCTTTCAACTTTTCTTTGCCTTGCAGCGATGTTTGTAACCGGGCTTACTAACCATTTTATCCCTTTTGTTGCCGGCATGTGCAGTTATGGTTTATTTAATGGTTTGCGCAACCCCATGCTCAACGCAATTATTGCCGATCATATTGATCATAAAGAGCAGGGCAAAATATTGGGGATCAACCAGTCGTACGCTTCCATAGGGCAAACCATCGGTCCGGTAACAGCAGGCTTTGCAGCTTTGCTGTCTGTACATGCAATTTTCTTCTTATCTTCATGCTATATTTTGGCTGCATTGCTGCTAAGTATCCGGTTAAAGAAAAAAGAATAA
- a CDS encoding MarC family protein, with the protein MPHPFIFKEIISVTMILFAIIDILGAIPVIIQLRQRVGHIESEKASIAVLVLMVTFLFIGDELLAVIGLDISSFAIAGSLVIFIIAMEMILGVDFFKEELPQAASIVPLAFPLIAGAGTMTTLLSLKSQYQTQNILVGIVLNTLVVYLVLKNVKWLERLLGPIGLSVLRKAFGIILLAIAIKLFRSNTHL; encoded by the coding sequence ATGCCGCATCCGTTTATTTTTAAAGAGATCATTTCGGTTACGATGATCCTTTTTGCTATTATTGATATTTTGGGTGCCATACCGGTAATTATTCAGCTCAGGCAACGCGTAGGTCATATTGAATCGGAAAAGGCCAGCATAGCCGTGCTGGTGCTTATGGTAACCTTTCTTTTTATTGGGGATGAATTGCTTGCTGTAATAGGTCTGGATATTTCTTCATTTGCCATCGCAGGCTCACTGGTGATCTTTATCATCGCTATGGAAATGATCCTGGGTGTTGATTTTTTTAAAGAGGAATTGCCACAGGCAGCGTCTATTGTACCATTAGCTTTTCCGCTTATTGCAGGGGCAGGCACCATGACTACGCTGCTTTCCCTTAAATCGCAATATCAAACACAAAATATCCTTGTGGGTATTGTGCTAAACACCCTTGTAGTTTACCTGGTACTTAAAAATGTTAAATGGCTGGAAAGGCTGCTTGGACCGATAGGCTTGAGCGTATTGCGTAAAGCATTCGGGATTATTTTATTGGCTATCGCGATTAAGCTTTTCCGGAGTAATACGCATTTGTAA
- a CDS encoding amino acid permease, which produces MKLFIKKPIAQLMAASAETEKSLKRTLGVGSLIALGIGAIIGAGIFVRTAAAAGEHAGPAVTISFLIAAAGCALAGLCYAEFASMIPIAGSAYTYSYATMGEFIAWIIGWDLVLEYALGAATVSIGWSQYFNEFLTTFFNVHIPYAWSHSFMETSNTTVGMYASELGTRGIVNLPAILILFLLTMLLIRGTAESAVVNNIIVVVKVAIVLMIIGLGWHFINPAFHTPYTIPADAGKIKVSAGVVDYADTFNHGWLGVLRGASVVFFAFIGFDAVSTAAQEAKNPQKDMPKGILISLVICTALYILFSHVLTGLVSYKDFLIQGKEASVSYAIKTAMPGYGWLASFVTVSILAGFSSVILVMLMGQTRVFYTMSTDGLIPKVFSKLHPKFRTPYKSQWLFFVFVSLFAGFIPDKYVGDMVSIGTLFAFVLVCIGIFILRKTDPGIERPFKTPAYMIVCPLGAIICLCMIASEGWENWARLIVWLLVGFAVYFGYSIKRSHVRHGKVEAAVNPINPKFVE; this is translated from the coding sequence ATGAAATTATTTATTAAGAAACCGATTGCTCAACTAATGGCTGCTTCGGCAGAGACGGAGAAATCGCTCAAGAGAACCTTAGGCGTTGGCTCACTTATAGCACTCGGCATCGGCGCTATTATCGGTGCCGGTATTTTTGTTCGTACGGCAGCTGCGGCAGGTGAACATGCCGGGCCTGCGGTTACCATCTCATTCCTTATAGCGGCCGCCGGTTGCGCCCTGGCCGGTTTATGCTATGCAGAATTTGCCAGTATGATCCCTATCGCAGGATCTGCTTATACCTACTCTTACGCTACCATGGGCGAATTCATTGCCTGGATCATTGGCTGGGACTTAGTGCTTGAATATGCGCTTGGGGCCGCTACCGTTTCCATTGGCTGGTCGCAGTATTTTAATGAGTTTTTAACAACGTTCTTTAACGTGCATATACCATACGCATGGTCGCACTCGTTTATGGAAACCTCAAACACCACGGTAGGCATGTATGCCAGCGAACTTGGCACAAGAGGCATTGTTAACCTGCCTGCTATCCTGATCCTGTTCCTGTTAACGATGTTGCTCATTCGCGGTACGGCCGAATCTGCAGTGGTAAACAATATCATTGTAGTAGTAAAAGTTGCCATCGTATTGATGATCATTGGTTTAGGCTGGCATTTTATTAACCCGGCTTTCCATACACCTTATACTATCCCTGCCGATGCCGGAAAGATCAAAGTAAGTGCGGGTGTAGTTGATTATGCTGATACTTTTAACCACGGATGGCTCGGTGTATTACGCGGCGCAAGTGTTGTGTTTTTCGCTTTTATTGGGTTTGACGCTGTATCAACAGCCGCTCAGGAAGCCAAAAACCCACAAAAAGATATGCCAAAGGGTATCCTGATATCACTGGTAATCTGTACTGCTCTTTACATCCTGTTCTCGCACGTGTTAACCGGTTTGGTATCATACAAAGATTTCCTTATCCAGGGTAAAGAAGCATCGGTAAGTTATGCAATTAAAACTGCTATGCCAGGTTATGGATGGTTGGCTTCATTTGTTACTGTATCGATACTCGCCGGTTTCTCTTCGGTGATCCTGGTGATGCTGATGGGCCAAACCCGTGTATTTTACACCATGAGCACCGATGGTTTGATCCCTAAAGTATTTTCAAAGCTACACCCTAAATTCCGTACCCCTTACAAATCGCAATGGTTATTCTTCGTATTTGTATCGTTGTTTGCCGGCTTTATTCCTGATAAATATGTTGGCGATATGGTGAGTATCGGAACACTGTTTGCTTTTGTGCTTGTATGTATCGGTATCTTTATTTTAAGGAAAACCGACCCGGGCATTGAACGTCCGTTCAAAACTCCGGCTTATATGATTGTTTGCCCGCTTGGCGCCATCATTTGCCTGTGTATGATTGCCAGCGAAGGCTGGGAAAACTGGGCAAGGCTTATCGTTTGGTTATTGGTAGGTTTTGCCGTTTACTTTGGCTATAGCATCAAACGTTCGCATGTAAGGCATGGTAAGGTTGAAGCTGCTGTTAATCCTATCAACCCTAAATTTGTTGAATAG